The sequence atgtgaagATTCATTTCATCAAAGATGTGATTGAGAAAGGAGACGTGATCCTTGTGAAGATAGCATCAGAAGAAAATCCTGCAGATGCTATGACGAAGTCACTGTcgtatgctaagttcaagaaatgtttggacttagttaatgcAGTGATTGGAAATTAGCCAAGGAGGCTAGGATGGAGAGTAGCATTCCTtctgaaagaatcaaggtggagTTTGTTGAAATATGCTTCTATCAGAGTGAATGGAAATAGAGAAGATATCAGATCAAATAGTACAGATCATATGAGCTCGGagttcagatgagttcatggtccAGATCGAgtactgggatcagatcgatgtgatggtcagagaagtcttcggatgagttcatgcagatagattgctcgagtactGTGACTTGGTTGAAAGTCAGATTAAGTATCCTAGAAGCTGAAAGCTTGCAGGAAGATCGATGCAGATCgaagtacaagagcagatcaactgatgaatgaaggcttatcgggctggaccatgttgacttttcTAATTGGGtcgtaagttactgttgacctaaaagctcaagatgaaagtcggtgtAATTCTCTAAATAAGCAGATGAAAGCTGGCCGCAACgaacataacagaaaatcaaattcttcagaatatattgagagaagaaaagagagatttcggaggagagaAACAAGgaagattgtgacgggaagaattcaaggctgtaatgcttgaattgagtctgtatctTGCTTGAGAGTTTTTTTCGTTgtccatctctgtaataagctctgttcttgagcttgagtttgttttgttggtgattaataaagtgtTGTGTTGCTCTCTCATGGACGTAGGCATATtctttgccgaaccacgtaaatacttgagTTGTTTATTGCTTTAGCGTGAGTATTTGAGtttgatctgtgtgcgttggtTTTATCTGTTCGTTGGGATTATTGTTCTTATCTGTGTGTTCATCTGCGTGGTGGATTATCGATTATCAAATTTCGAATTGATTCCTAACATCATGCAACAACAGGtcacataaatttttcaatTTGGCTTCcatcaaggaaatctctttagcATCTTCATTTGGCTGTAATTTCCAAGAAAGCCCTTAGCAAAATGTTTTCTATCCAACTTCTCAAGGGATGTATGCTGCAGCAGAACAAAATCAACAAGACAGAAAAATTTCAGCAGGATATGCCAAAGTTTATAGGTAAACCGTAAATGCTACTGCATGAGGTAATTGAAGTACAACACAGATTGTTTAATCATTGATGTGTCTAAGATGAGACTATTGGATCAAGTTAAGCTGCACAGACTCACTGCAAAATAATGCACGCAAAAACTTGGATGGTAAAACTCTGGGAAACCATAGAAATAAGACAACCACCAATCTAGAAATTCCTCTTCCATTGTTATTATCTGGTTGGTATCATAATTAAGCCTTCAAACCCCATCTTTATTCTAACTCCTTCCACTTTCTGCTTGTGCACTTTAAGTTCCATTAAGATAACAAAAATTGGGCTTAAACTTGGATACAAGATGATGATAATGGTATCTATCGATTACCAAGTTGACATAAAATAATCGATGGATAAAttacaattaattaatttgattaatttataatatatataataattcttGGAACTATTGTTGTATTATATCccgacattttttttttcatctccaACACGATTCCGCAATTTTAAGATCAAGAGAAGCCTCTTTTCCCGGTTTATTGCTTCTAAAATATGTGTATGATCGATCATGTTTCCATTTTATCTTGGctattgattcttgaatataATAAAGTGTTGGATCGAATGTTGGCATTTGTGTTGCTTGGAAGTTTGAGCTTAATTGTTTGCCGAATAATGCTAGATGTACACCTTCGTTTACactttgaatttaaattaggaaaatttctTTTATGTAATTagatattttctttttctttataTTTTCTATTCCCACtatctaatatttttatatttacatTGATTATTTGCACAAGCAAAATTCTTATTTCTCGGATAATTGATTTTCTTATTTCAATTGTTTGATTGTTGAGTTTTTAAATTGTTGAAAAGACTATATTATGAAATAAGTGTTTTTAATTTACATTGATTATTTGCACAAGCAAAATTCTTATTTCTCGGATAATTGATTTTCTTATTTCAATTGTTTGATTGTTGAGTTTTTAAATTGTTGAAAAGACTATATTATGAAATAAGTGTTTTTACTGAGTGAACATAGAAACTGAAAATATCTAATTACATAAAagaaattttcctaatttaaaTTCAAGATGTAAACGAGTACACCTAACATTATTCTAATATTTACCCTCTTTGTGTCGAGGGAGTGGATTTTGTCAAAAGGCATTGTGTTGTGACAATACTTATCCTAATAAATCTTCTTGAAATTTACTTGAAAGTCATTTGCTTTCTAACGTCTCTCTTTATTTAAATGTAGAACAAGATTTCGTGAAAACATTTATAACAGGCATGTTACTGTTTTTGTGTACGTGTTACCACTTACCACCAGATTGAGAAAAGAGGGATTGTTTCACGAGGTTGTGCCGGTATTTGTGGGTCCACAGATTGACATGCCTAAAATTCAGAAGGAAATGGCTGAAATATTAGGTTTGAGATTGAGAGAGGAATCTTTGGTGGGTATGAGCACACAAAATACGCACCAGGCTGCTGGATGAAAGGAGAAAGCTCGTCATATTCGACAATGTTTGGGAAAGCTTCGAGCTTAAGGATATAGGAGTTCCTTTTGGAGGATGCAAGATTATTTTGACATCTCGGTCTAGAGATGTATGCGCATAAAGTTGTTCAAATAGAAGCCTTAGATGAAGAAGAAGCCTGGAGACTTCAGTGCAAAATCTGGTGTCGAATGTGCGGATAATTCAGAGTTGCGCCCCATAGCAGAAGCCATCGCAGCAGAATGCAGAGGTTTGCCGCGTGCACTTGTGACTACTGGCAAAGCTCTGAAAACAGAAGCATACACGCCTGGGAAGATTCGCTTTTACAGCGGAGAAGAGCCAATGCACTTGGCGAGCCATGCATTGGACATGGAGTGTGCAAGCCAATGAACGTTCCAAATAAAATTTCCTCTGAATCATAGCAACCAATCCCTGTTGGAGGAAACCAACCTTTTTGGAGTAGCCAAAATCTTGTACTTTACATGGTGAGAAATCCgacataatttcaaatatatattttctataATTTCATCGAAATGTAAGAAAAGCCTAAGGTAATATTTGTACGATCGTTCATCTGGACTAGACTGATCTACAATTACAAACTTTCTTGGAAATCTATTTTCTTAATATTTCAACCATATAATTACCTCAAACGTCAATTCAACAATTTTAAATCTAATTTTCTCAGTCGGTTATTATTTAAACATTTTTCATTGTATAATTATACAACAATAgtttttttatcaattatatctTTAGGGGAAAAAAACACTACAAAATTGTCTTCACTGTCAAATCAAAAGAAGCTGAAAAATTTAAGTCCAACACAATTCTACCCATGAATCAGAAGGTCCCACTGACTTTGCATCATTATATGATATCATTACAAATAGGTTTATTTGGAATTTCCTGGAGAAGAGACTACCACTGTTTCTTAAAACTTTAACATTTATCCTGTGTCCATAACAGAGGGAAGATCAACTCAATAAGTAAATTCAGCTTTACCAAAGAGCAAGCATGGACGATACTTGTCTAACCGACGTACCGTGAAATCCAAGAAAAATAGGCAGTAGCTCCATCAGATTATCTCCCTCTTATAGCAAACCCTGACGTTGTAGATCGGTATATGTCTTCTTGTTATAAATGTTACCCTCCTTGTCTTCATATTCTTCTTCGAGCTCAGGGCGCCACTTATTTACACCTTGCTTTTCTTGGATTCTTTCCCAAAGTTGTTTTGCTTCCTACGTGCATGAGTCAATATTGTTACCCACGTGTATCAGAAAGTATTATACAACATTATTTTTGACATAGTGATCAATCATAAGATACGTTTTTTCTCGACAGAATAAGATGGTCTAGTCATCAGATTACAAGGATCATTGTTCCTGAGAATGAGGATAGCATTCGATGGTTGCAACATCCATCGAAAATAGTCAACCAAAAAAAGAGGCAGATATAAATCCAAAATTGCATGAAGTGTACCTCAATGGATGTTATTTCGTTAAAATTCTTTGTATTTGGAATACCAAGACATCGCATCCCATGTTGGTGTCTCCATTCCTTAAAATGGCGCTCATAAGCCCTACGGCCCCAATAACTTTGGTTCCCACATATTTCACATTTGAACTCCTGTTAACGCGCAATAATATGTTCAGAAAGCCAAACACAGTACGAAACTGCTCCGAATCTAACACGAAGAGCACTAAGACCATCCAACagtagaaaaataacaatgccaAAGTTTGACTGTTCAGCCCAAGTAAAACCAATTTATCATCCAACAACCAATATCCCTCAATAAGGAAACAAGATAACAAAGGAAATTTAGATAGAGGTTGGCATTAAATTAAAACAATGGTTCATCGTCCATTATTCTCTTTTGGCTTTTGCTTTCTTGGTTCCACGATGACATTATTTTATAGCATCACCCCTTTCCCAAATTTTCTTCTGTTACTCTAGACCTCTGTTTGTGACCGTTTTTCATATGTTTTTCCCTGCCCTCTTTTTACATCTCCTAACTGCACTGAGCGGGATAGGTCTGCTAGAATAGTTTGATCCCAGTCCCATTGCTCAAATATTCTAAACTAGCTAAATTTTCTGGGCATTCTTTTAGTATACTGACATCTTTTAACAGTTGAATAATAGAGGGGCTTGAAAACCGACCATCGGAAAACCATAGCAAGAGGAAAATACCACAGATTCGTCAAATTTCAACACAAGTAGAAGATTATTTACCTGACCAAGCCCATGAAGCTTATATAACCAGTATGGTATAGGCTTTCCATCCCAACCCATGGGCAATTTTAGGGGATTGTAGATCTGCTGATCCTCGTCGTCACTTTCAGATTCAGGTTGCACCTCATCCTGAGGGTATACCCCAATAAAAAAATCACATTCACAAATAAACACAAAATAGCCGCACTTATAGTCTGGGGTGAGTTGTTTCGTTTTTTTACACGTGGCCCATCTTTTTATTTACACTTAGCCCATCTCATTAAAATCATCTTATTCCAGTAGTATCCGGGTTAGCAGAGCTTGAATAGCAGTACCTCTTCACGTTCTTGTACAATTTCATCATACGTCAAGGCATGTTTCTTCTCAATGTTTTCTTTTGTTCGCAAAATGGTCTGCACAATCAAATACCAGAAATAAAATTAAGTCACCATCTCACAAACATTTCATTTCAGCAGTCTCCAAGTCATAGAAACGTTATAGCAGAAGAAGTTGGAGAACTGGGTAAAATGACCACAACCATGAGGAGGGGTAGAGAACCAACATTAAAAAACGAAATCAGAAATCAAATGGAGAAGGGTGAGAGGATTAAAGAAGTGAGACGTTGTAAGCTTACCTCATGCAACAGGTCACATAACTTTTTCAATTTGGCTTCcatcaaggaaatctctttagtATCTTCATTTGGCCGCAGGGCAACAGCTCCACCATTTCTATCTGGTCCAAGAATGCCCTTAGCAAAATGTTTTCTATCCAACTTCTCAAGGGGTGTATGCTGCAGCAGAACAAAATCAACAAGATCAAAGACAAATTTCAGCACGATGTGCCAAAGTTATAGGTAAACTGCAAATGTACTGCATGAGGTAATTGAAGTACAACACAGTTTGTTTAATCATGACGTGTCTAAGATGAGACTATTGGATCAAGTTAAGTACAGACTCACTGCAAATAATGCATGCAAAAACTTGGATGTGAAGGAAAAAGATCCATAGCCATCTAACCTTAGTTCCCTCACATGTACATGTCCAATGGTAAACATGCACAAGTCATGAAGTCCATTTACATTATGCATCAGAAAGTGTATTCTCACCTTCGTAAGAAAAATCCTCTCTGCACGCTGTCGCACAGTGCCTCCTGTTTTCAATCCAAGGGCAACCAATGCCTACAAAGTAGGGTATCAGTTTATAATACAACCACAAAAGGATTTCATAAAATGCCCTTTCACAAGCTCTAGAAACTAGAAAGCGTAAGATGAAAACTGGAATTAAATCACATTGGATCAGATATGCAGCATCACTATCAGTTAGACGAGCTTATTTACTTTTTACTCATTGTTGAAAGCATTCAAACGAACTACTTATGAAAAGATTCATCATGCTAATAACAAGCAAACGGTTAAATCACTTTTCCGAGAAATTAGCTTTTTCGTGTGAAAATAATGTTTCACTTCCAAATCCAATACATAAAAATTGAATAAATTCTTCCAAAAATTCATTAGTACCTCCTTCAACTTCTCTGGTCCTACTATCATTAGCTCCCCGACACTGCCATAATAATCAAGATCAATAATTTGATTCTGTTCTGGGATGGCAACATTTTCCTGGCCCTCATTCTCCCATCCTTCAACCTGGCCATTACTCCATTGCTCTTCAAAATCAGAAACTACCTGCCAGATATAGAGACTAATAAGAACTCAAGCTGAACTCAGCCAGTAGGTATACTACTTGGAGGATTTTTTATTCCCTTCAGTTCTAacataaaagtcaataaaataatatttaacaaGCCGTCAAAATAGAATAGTGTAACAACTAATTTGGTTGTGCTCAGCAGATAAATTTGAACCGGAAAACAGGGGAACAAAAGACAGTTGAACATGACAATAGAAAGGACTAAAACGGAAGGTGGATCATAGTAGATGTAACAGCAAACCTTGGAAAATATCCTTTCAAGATCTTGTAACGGTTCTGTACGCTCGAAAAAGTATACAAGATATTCCAGGAGTTTTTGCATGTACTCTTCATACTGCCTGTTAAAGCAAACAAAATAACCCAACATATTCATAAATACATGGAAAATTCTTTGAGAACCAAATGGCCCGAATAATCTATTCAGAAATAAAAGTGTAATATACGGCAGAGTAGTAAATGGTATAGTACCTGGTTAGCTTCAACTTGCGGGGTATTTTATCTGGTTGCGAAAATAAGTCAAGGTAAATAGAATACTCGATTTGTTTCCCAAACTTGGTGTTGATATAATCATTGTATAATTCATGCAAATCTAGATATCTTCCAAAGGCTTCCTAAAAAAATCCAGAATTAACCTCCTAGATAAATAAAGACAGAAATACAAGAAAATTGAACTATATCAGAAGAATCTCGCTATTATCGTGTGCTAGTGCATTTCGTGCGAATGCACCAAAGAGAGAGAAATAACCTCTCCCGTAAACTCAATGACCGGCTCCTCTTTGAGAAGCTGTTCAAATTCATCGGTGGTGTCAACATATCGAGCAGCGGGATGCCTTCGGTGGTACTCACGAATCTACATTCCAACAGTACACAACATCAATATCAACTGACAGAAAAGagtaaaaacccaaaaaaaatgtCAATGAGAAAGCACAGAATTTCGCACTTCTTTCAGTCTATCATAAAATGCACTGAAAACACTGATATTGGCTCCCGCGGAACTCTGTCCACCGAGCGCCGCTATCTCATCCTTCCTAGCATTGTCATAATCCTCGTAAATTTCGATCTACAAATCCAAGATTAAACATTTAACATCAAAATAAATACccgaagcaaaaaaaaaaaatttaaaaaagctTTGCAAAAATAATATTACGAGCTTGTGAGTGGTTGAAGTAATTTGCTCAATCATGTTGCGAACGCGGTGGCTCTGGTAGAGACGGTCCTTGTTCGTCGGCGGCTCCGACTGGAGGTCCTTCACAACGATCCGCACGAGCCGCTCGACTTCTTCGTGCGACGCGCGCGTCACTTCCAACAGCGTCGAAGACATCCTTCGAATTCAGATACTCGGGAACTAGGGTTTGTGATTTTGTGGAGGTTCAGAGTGATTTTCTGAGCTTTAATTTTGAGTAACAAAATAAGTTATAATGATAAAAGGCgaagaaaatggaaaatattaaattaaaaagaagaAATGTTCAATTAATGTCAACGAGAATTTTTTGCAAAGCTTGTTAAAACCCGATTAGAACTTATAattgttttgataaatttattttaaacaacttaaaaatgtcaatgtgtttgatATTATAAGATCTTGTTATTGTGAAAATTACCAAAAGAGTATAATATTATTAGACATTGTTTGATTTGgtatattattaatctatgtataacttatcgtATTTAATCTCGTgttattttcgtcatattatttatccatcaattaattattaattttaaattaattaaatcaaataaattataatttatccatcaaatcaaataatgtattaactattatttcttatttatttttaattaacattatattacttatctatgtattatttatcatatcactcaaaccaaataatgtaatatgaatatttatatatatatatatatatatatagaaatgatACCCTGCACCCTAGGTGTGCAGGGTAACATGGGTACCGCCTACGTGGAAGTCCATGATTGGTCAGCCAGTTTTTGTAAAAAACAATTGTGTGGTTGTGGGCGCGCCACGTAGGCAGGTGCCCACTGCACACCTAGGGTGCAGGGTatcatttctatatatatatatttatatatatatataacgaagtagttttacacttttataaatacaatttaaacttttatatatatatatatatatatatatatatatatatatatatatatatatatataatgtgttttatatttaattttagagaactgaaaaaataaattaaaaatgtaaTGTATCATTAatatttcatataaaaattgtagttttttttttataattgtaGTTAAATACTAATCAATAAcactttgaaattttttttacaaaaatcctAAGAAAAAAAGATagaaaaaattttgaacaaaaaCTTGATTTCAATAATAAGCAAAGTGATAAACCAatcaatatatattttgaaaacaACCAAGTGACAATATCAAGCACAAGATCaactatttaaattaaaaacaaaaaaaaatcccGATCATTAAAATTATCGCCcaattcttgaaattttcatagCAATTGAATCACGCAATGTCATCCAATATGTATTGCCAAGAATATCTTCATTCTCCAGCGTAGGGTTTGCAGTATAAATATTACGTTCAGTAGATGGTTGATAATTTTCATGCTCTCGGAATGCCTCATCcgaaatatttttatttcttatatAATTGTGAATGATCATGGTTGCCAACACAATTTTTATTTGGATATCAATATGATAATAAGGCATATCGGCCAAAATATTCCGTCTTGCACTTGCATGCGTTAACATTGTTCTTTAATTCACATATATCTTGTCTGCAAGAAATTGATTGTTAGtagagtaacactcctgtgcaacggtctcattcgtgagacgggtcaaccctatccatatttataataataagtaatacttttgacataaaatgtaatactttttaatggataacccatataagagacccgTCACACGAATATGACCCGTGCAACGGTTGCATACAAGTGTTTGCCTTGTTAGTAAAGGAGGTGCATATTGTTTGGTAcatgtaataaatattttattttgactaGTGTTGTATTTTTATTACGTCAGATAGGGTCAAACAACTAATGTAAACCACTTGGATGAATCCATCATTAAAATATTGCAAAATGCAGGTTAAAAAGAGAAACTCTCAGTAGATAGTCCTCAACTTCTCCATTACGGGTGTTTGAAGTTAGATATAATTAATCTacctataaattattttatctaatttacatttttttgtcatattatttattcatcttttaattatttatcttacatcaatcaaatcataaattatttatcttacatcaatcaaatcattgaatttaaattattatattatcctttataaataatattattaatat comes from Henckelia pumila isolate YLH828 chromosome 4, ASM3356847v2, whole genome shotgun sequence and encodes:
- the LOC140863843 gene encoding splicing factor SF3a60 homolog; protein product: MSSTLLEVTRASHEEVERLVRIVVKDLQSEPPTNKDRLYQSHRVRNMIEQITSTTHKLIEIYEDYDNARKDEIAALGGQSSAGANISVFSAFYDRLKEIREYHRRHPAARYVDTTDEFEQLLKEEPVIEFTGEEAFGRYLDLHELYNDYINTKFGKQIEYSIYLDLFSQPDKIPRKLKLTRQYEEYMQKLLEYLVYFFERTEPLQDLERIFSKVVSDFEEQWSNGQVEGWENEGQENVAIPEQNQIIDLDYYGSVGELMIVGPEKLKEALVALGLKTGGTVRQRAERIFLTKHTPLEKLDRKHFAKGILGPDRNGGAVALRPNEDTKEISLMEAKLKKLCDLLHETILRTKENIEKKHALTYDEIVQEREEDEVQPESESDDEDQQIYNPLKLPMGWDGKPIPYWLYKLHGLGQEFKCEICGNQSYWGRRAYERHFKEWRHQHGMRCLGIPNTKNFNEITSIEEAKQLWERIQEKQGVNKWRPELEEEYEDKEGNIYNKKTYTDLQRQGLL